In Thauera sp. JM12B12, one DNA window encodes the following:
- the ilvC gene encoding ketol-acid reductoisomerase — translation MKVYYDKDADLSLIKGKQVTIVGYGSQGHAHAQNLRDSGVNVTVGLRKGGSSWSKAEAAGLTVKEIGEAVKGADVVMILLPDETAPQVYREDIEPNIKKGAVLAFAHGFNVHYNQIVPREDLDVIMVAPKGPGHTVRSEYLRGGGVPTLIAIYQDRSGKAKDIALSYSAANGGTKGGVIETNFREETETDLFGEQAVLCGGAVELVKMGFETLVEAGYAPEMAYFECLHELKLIVDLMYEGGIANMNYSISNNAEYGEYVTGPEVINEQSRAAMRNALKRIQTGEYAKMFILEGKTNYPSMTAYRRLNADHQIEKVGSQLRDMMPWIKAKALVDKSKN, via the coding sequence ATGAAGGTTTACTACGACAAGGACGCCGACCTCTCGCTGATCAAGGGCAAGCAGGTCACCATCGTCGGCTACGGCTCCCAGGGCCACGCCCACGCCCAGAACCTGCGCGACTCCGGCGTGAATGTCACCGTCGGCCTGCGCAAGGGCGGCAGCTCCTGGTCCAAGGCCGAGGCCGCCGGCCTCACCGTGAAGGAAATCGGCGAAGCCGTGAAGGGCGCCGACGTGGTCATGATCCTGCTGCCGGACGAGACCGCGCCCCAGGTCTACCGCGAGGACATCGAGCCGAACATCAAGAAGGGTGCCGTGCTCGCGTTCGCCCATGGCTTCAACGTGCACTACAACCAGATCGTGCCGCGCGAGGACCTCGACGTGATCATGGTCGCGCCCAAGGGCCCCGGCCACACCGTGCGTTCCGAGTACCTGCGCGGGGGCGGCGTGCCCACCCTGATCGCGATCTACCAGGACCGCTCGGGCAAGGCCAAGGACATCGCCCTGTCGTACTCGGCGGCCAACGGCGGCACCAAGGGCGGCGTGATCGAGACCAACTTCCGCGAAGAGACCGAGACCGACCTCTTCGGCGAGCAGGCCGTGCTGTGCGGCGGCGCCGTCGAGCTGGTCAAGATGGGCTTCGAGACCCTGGTGGAAGCCGGTTACGCGCCCGAGATGGCCTACTTCGAGTGCCTGCACGAGCTCAAGCTGATCGTCGACCTGATGTACGAGGGCGGCATCGCCAACATGAACTACTCGATCTCGAACAACGCCGAGTACGGCGAGTACGTGACCGGCCCCGAGGTCATCAACGAGCAGTCGCGCGCCGCCATGCGCAACGCGCTCAAGCGCATCCAGACCGGCGAGTACGCCAAGATGTTCATCCTCGAGGGCAAGACCAACTACCCGAGCATGACCGCCTACCGCCGCCTGAACGCCGACCACCAGATCGAGAAGGTCGGTTCGCAGCTGCGCGACATGATGCCGTGGATCAAGGCCAAGGCCCTGGTCGACAAGTCGAAGAACTGA